A single window of Falco rusticolus isolate bFalRus1 chromosome 6, bFalRus1.pri, whole genome shotgun sequence DNA harbors:
- the ARV1 gene encoding protein ARV1 isoform X2 has product MAAVGAYRCIECSREAAELYRDYQRGVLRISICKSCQKPVDKYIEYDAVIVLINAILCKAQAYRHILFNTKINIHGKLCVFCLLCEAYLRWLQLQDSSQSTDPDDLIRYAKEWDFYRMFGIASLEQTSFLVGIFITLWWMRPEMLKTKSDFILLLKALLLSSYGKLLLIPAVIWEHDYTPLCLAFIKVFVLISNSQAIRVTLNLNRMLPWLAIFFGLIFENGVVYLFQKTGWDV; this is encoded by the exons ATGGCGGCCGTCGGCGCCTACCGATGCATCGAGTGCAGCAGGGAGGCGGCGGAGCTGTACCGGGACTACCAGCGCGGGGTGCTCCGCATCTCCATCTGC AAATCCTGCCAGAAACCTGTGGACAAATACATTGAGTATGATGCTGTTATCGTCCTGATTAATGCTATTTTATGTAAAGCACAAGCATACAGGCACATTCTTTTCAATACGAAGATAAAT ATTCATGGGAAGCTCTGTGTATTCTGTTTGCTCTGTGAAGCTTATCTCAGGTGGTTGCAGCTACAGGATTCAAGCCAAAGTACAGATCCAGATGACTTAATCAGATATGCCAAAGAATGGGATTTTTATAGAATGTTTGGTATAGCTTCTTTAG AACAAACTTCATTTTTGGTTGGCATTTTTATTACCTTATGGTGGATGAGACCTgagatgctgaaaacaaagtCTGACTTCATTTTACTTCTCAAAGCACTGCTGTTGTCCAGCTATGGAAAGCTTTTGCTAATTCCAGCTGTTATTTGGGAACATGACTACACTCCTTTGTGCCTTGCGTTTATAAAAGTATTTGTCTTGATATCAAATTCTCAGGCAATTAGAG ttacattGAACTTGAATCGAATGCTCCCTTGGTTGGCCATCTTCTTTGGATTAATTTTCGAAAATGGTGTGGTCTACTTGTTCCAGAAAACGGGATGGGATGTTTGA
- the ARV1 gene encoding protein ARV1 isoform X1, giving the protein MHLSVLCIILTENNDSLEVFSTSENTKIPLISMKHHLYQKSCQKPVDKYIEYDAVIVLINAILCKAQAYRHILFNTKINIHGKLCVFCLLCEAYLRWLQLQDSSQSTDPDDLIRYAKEWDFYRMFGIASLEQTSFLVGIFITLWWMRPEMLKTKSDFILLLKALLLSSYGKLLLIPAVIWEHDYTPLCLAFIKVFVLISNSQAIRVTLNLNRMLPWLAIFFGLIFENGVVYLFQKTGWDV; this is encoded by the exons ATGCATTTGTCAGTATTATGTATCATcttaactgaaaataatgataGCTTAGAAGTCTTCTCCACTTCAGAAAATACGAAGATTCCACTTATCAGCATGAAACATCATTTATATCAG AAATCCTGCCAGAAACCTGTGGACAAATACATTGAGTATGATGCTGTTATCGTCCTGATTAATGCTATTTTATGTAAAGCACAAGCATACAGGCACATTCTTTTCAATACGAAGATAAAT ATTCATGGGAAGCTCTGTGTATTCTGTTTGCTCTGTGAAGCTTATCTCAGGTGGTTGCAGCTACAGGATTCAAGCCAAAGTACAGATCCAGATGACTTAATCAGATATGCCAAAGAATGGGATTTTTATAGAATGTTTGGTATAGCTTCTTTAG AACAAACTTCATTTTTGGTTGGCATTTTTATTACCTTATGGTGGATGAGACCTgagatgctgaaaacaaagtCTGACTTCATTTTACTTCTCAAAGCACTGCTGTTGTCCAGCTATGGAAAGCTTTTGCTAATTCCAGCTGTTATTTGGGAACATGACTACACTCCTTTGTGCCTTGCGTTTATAAAAGTATTTGTCTTGATATCAAATTCTCAGGCAATTAGAG ttacattGAACTTGAATCGAATGCTCCCTTGGTTGGCCATCTTCTTTGGATTAATTTTCGAAAATGGTGTGGTCTACTTGTTCCAGAAAACGGGATGGGATGTTTGA
- the ARV1 gene encoding protein ARV1 isoform X3 codes for MNKEEKSCQKPVDKYIEYDAVIVLINAILCKAQAYRHILFNTKINIHGKLCVFCLLCEAYLRWLQLQDSSQSTDPDDLIRYAKEWDFYRMFGIASLEQTSFLVGIFITLWWMRPEMLKTKSDFILLLKALLLSSYGKLLLIPAVIWEHDYTPLCLAFIKVFVLISNSQAIRVTLNLNRMLPWLAIFFGLIFENGVVYLFQKTGWDV; via the exons ATGAACAAAGAAGAG AAATCCTGCCAGAAACCTGTGGACAAATACATTGAGTATGATGCTGTTATCGTCCTGATTAATGCTATTTTATGTAAAGCACAAGCATACAGGCACATTCTTTTCAATACGAAGATAAAT ATTCATGGGAAGCTCTGTGTATTCTGTTTGCTCTGTGAAGCTTATCTCAGGTGGTTGCAGCTACAGGATTCAAGCCAAAGTACAGATCCAGATGACTTAATCAGATATGCCAAAGAATGGGATTTTTATAGAATGTTTGGTATAGCTTCTTTAG AACAAACTTCATTTTTGGTTGGCATTTTTATTACCTTATGGTGGATGAGACCTgagatgctgaaaacaaagtCTGACTTCATTTTACTTCTCAAAGCACTGCTGTTGTCCAGCTATGGAAAGCTTTTGCTAATTCCAGCTGTTATTTGGGAACATGACTACACTCCTTTGTGCCTTGCGTTTATAAAAGTATTTGTCTTGATATCAAATTCTCAGGCAATTAGAG ttacattGAACTTGAATCGAATGCTCCCTTGGTTGGCCATCTTCTTTGGATTAATTTTCGAAAATGGTGTGGTCTACTTGTTCCAGAAAACGGGATGGGATGTTTGA